The following coding sequences lie in one Sandaracinaceae bacterium genomic window:
- a CDS encoding GNAT family N-acetyltransferase codes for MSIRARRGTSADLERIYAIWEGGIENSLGGRPPAGVDYKAYYRARLEESNEVFPFFVVEKDNVVVSWTSLTPFRANPAVRDCMAEISVYTDPAFWGQPVTTPAVDMLFDHADACPELQFLIAFIATTNAKAVQLATIYGLIKMYELGPNVKAPNNPPLNLYLYRCGEGQRKR; via the coding sequence ATGTCAATCAGGGCTCGCAGGGGCACGAGTGCAGACCTAGAACGAATCTACGCCATCTGGGAAGGCGGGATCGAGAACAGTTTGGGAGGCCGGCCGCCCGCGGGAGTGGACTACAAGGCCTACTACCGAGCGCGACTAGAGGAGTCTAACGAGGTCTTCCCCTTCTTCGTTGTAGAAAAAGACAACGTGGTCGTCTCTTGGACCAGCCTCACGCCTTTCCGCGCGAATCCGGCGGTGCGCGACTGCATGGCCGAGATCAGCGTCTACACGGACCCGGCCTTCTGGGGCCAGCCCGTGACCACCCCCGCCGTGGACATGCTCTTCGACCACGCCGACGCCTGCCCCGAGCTCCAGTTCCTGATCGCGTTCATCGCCACCACCAACGCCAAGGCGGTCCAGCTCGCCACCATCTACGGGCTGATCAAGATGTACGAGCTGGGGCCCAACGTGAAGGCGCCCAACAACCCGCCGCTCAACCTGTACCTGTACCGCTGCGGCGAGGGTCAGCGAAAGCGCTGA
- a CDS encoding serine/threonine protein kinase, whose product MTAVPTPHDDLHQTGVAVGDVLAGKYKVDQVLGAGGMGVVVRATHQMLNSKVAMKFLLPEYVNNTGIVERFLREARAAVSIKNPHVAGVIDVGTLESGSPYIVMEYLQGRDLADVLETEVYMRDIPRAARLILQACEGLAAAHANGIVHRDIKPGNLFITSASDGSEQVKVLDFGISKSGTELNNLTRTGAVMGSPMYMSPEQMRSTRNVDQRSDVWSLGVVAFELLTGRLPYEAETMTELVAMVLENDPPRTRELRADVPPALDDAVAGALTKNPDKRYRDVAEFAQDIAVAMNDGQLLEQAQRIRRIVSRGTDELTGSLQVSSGTGTLARSHIRTRPDEGRNRKLMLGAAAFAALLLAGGLGAYFASSNSPTPAVEASPTAAPMEVPLPTVPAEAVGAVVAPPAPPVVPAEVPPPVVAENAEAAAAEGENTDSDASQRSSSSSRSSSRSSSSSRPAMAEQAVMAAETPPPPTMTTQNLLLDRN is encoded by the coding sequence TTGACCGCCGTCCCGACCCCCCACGACGACCTCCACCAGACGGGTGTCGCGGTGGGCGACGTGCTGGCCGGCAAGTACAAGGTGGACCAGGTGCTGGGCGCGGGCGGGATGGGCGTGGTGGTGCGCGCCACGCATCAGATGCTGAACAGCAAAGTGGCCATGAAGTTCCTGCTGCCCGAGTACGTGAACAACACGGGCATCGTGGAGCGCTTCCTGCGCGAGGCACGCGCGGCCGTCTCCATCAAGAACCCGCACGTGGCCGGCGTCATCGACGTGGGCACGCTCGAGAGCGGCTCGCCCTACATCGTGATGGAGTACCTGCAGGGGCGCGACCTCGCGGACGTGCTCGAGACCGAAGTCTACATGCGCGACATCCCGCGCGCGGCGAGGCTCATCCTGCAGGCCTGCGAGGGGCTCGCGGCGGCTCACGCGAACGGCATCGTCCATCGCGACATCAAGCCCGGCAACCTCTTCATCACCAGCGCCTCGGACGGCTCCGAGCAGGTGAAGGTGCTGGACTTCGGCATCTCCAAGTCCGGCACCGAGCTGAACAACCTCACGCGCACCGGCGCCGTCATGGGCTCGCCCATGTACATGTCGCCCGAGCAGATGCGCAGCACACGCAACGTGGACCAGCGCTCGGACGTGTGGTCGCTCGGCGTGGTGGCGTTCGAGCTGCTCACGGGGCGCCTGCCGTACGAAGCCGAGACCATGACCGAGCTGGTGGCCATGGTGCTCGAGAACGACCCGCCGCGCACGCGCGAGCTGCGCGCTGACGTGCCGCCGGCGCTGGACGACGCCGTGGCCGGCGCGCTCACCAAGAACCCGGACAAGCGCTACCGCGACGTGGCCGAGTTCGCGCAAGACATCGCTGTTGCCATGAACGACGGCCAGCTGCTGGAGCAGGCGCAGCGCATCCGGCGCATCGTGTCGCGTGGCACCGACGAGCTGACCGGGTCCCTGCAGGTCTCGTCCGGCACGGGGACCCTCGCGCGCTCGCACATCCGCACGCGCCCCGACGAGGGCCGCAACCGCAAGCTCATGCTGGGCGCTGCGGCCTTTGCCGCGCTGCTCTTGGCGGGTGGGCTGGGCGCGTACTTCGCCAGCAGCAACAGCCCCACGCCCGCGGTCGAGGCCTCGCCCACCGCGGCGCCCATGGAGGTGCCGCTGCCCACTGTGCCCGCGGAGGCGGTGGGGGCCGTGGTCGCGCCGCCCGCGCCGCCCGTGGTGCCCGCCGAGGTCCCACCGCCCGTGGTCGCCGAGAACGCCGAAGCCGCAGCAGCCGAAGGCGAGAACACGGACAGCGACGCGAGCCAGCGCTCGTCGTCTTCGTCGCGCAGCAGCAGCCGCAGCAGCAGCTCCAGTCGTCCCGCGATGGCCGAGCAGGCCGTGATGGCGGCCGAAACGCCGCCGCCGCCGACCATGACCACGCAGAACCTGCTGCTGGACCGCAACTGA
- a CDS encoding patatin-like phospholipase family protein — MPPPKTLRTWLTEAPFTLGMSSGFFGFFAHAGVLAALEEQGLTPRAVAGSSAGALVTGTWASGVSSAELRDTLLSLRREDFWDPAPGAGLLRGQLFRRRLEGVLAAKTFEECRVPASLVVHDVFARRPRPVSSGDLAAAIHASCAVPGMFHPVRVHGRLMVDGGVTDRPGLLGVPTGERVLYHHLASRSPWRRPGSPSLRIPVRDQLVTLVVEALPRLSPFRLTDAPLAYERARLATTRALDTPVQAVVRCPS; from the coding sequence ATGCCGCCCCCGAAGACGTTGCGCACGTGGCTGACCGAGGCGCCCTTCACGCTGGGCATGAGCTCCGGCTTCTTCGGCTTCTTTGCTCACGCGGGGGTGCTGGCAGCCCTCGAAGAGCAAGGGCTCACGCCCCGCGCGGTGGCGGGCTCGAGCGCGGGCGCGCTGGTCACCGGCACGTGGGCCAGCGGCGTCTCGAGCGCCGAGCTGCGCGACACCCTGCTGAGCCTGCGACGCGAGGACTTCTGGGACCCGGCCCCCGGCGCGGGGCTGCTGCGGGGCCAGCTCTTTCGCCGGCGCCTCGAGGGTGTGCTCGCGGCCAAGACCTTCGAAGAGTGCCGTGTGCCCGCGAGCCTCGTGGTGCACGACGTCTTCGCCCGCCGCCCGAGGCCCGTGAGCTCGGGCGACCTGGCCGCTGCGATCCACGCCTCGTGCGCGGTGCCCGGCATGTTCCACCCGGTGCGGGTCCACGGGCGGCTCATGGTGGACGGTGGCGTCACCGACCGACCGGGCCTGCTGGGGGTGCCCACGGGAGAGCGCGTCCTCTACCACCACCTGGCCTCGCGCTCGCCCTGGCGGCGGCCGGGCAGTCCGTCGCTGCGCATCCCGGTGCGTGACCAGCTGGTGACGCTGGTGGTGGAGGCGCTGCCCCGCCTCAGCCCCTTTCGGCTGACGGACGCCCCGCTGGCCTACGAGCGGGCGCGGCTGGCCACCACCCGGGCGCTCGACACCCCCGTGCAGGCCGTGGTCCGCTGTCCCTCCTAG